AAGACCCTGCCCTCCGATGAAGGCGCTACCTACGACAAGGAAGTGGTGCTGAAGGCCGGGGAGATCGTCCCGCAGGTCACATGGGGCACCAGCCCGCAGGACGTGCTGCCGATCACCGGCAAGATTCCCGATCCCCTCGCCGAGGAGGACGAGACGCGCCGCGAGACCATCCAGCGCGCGCTCGACTACATGGGCCTGAAGCCGGGCATGCCGCTCTCCGAGGTGAAGGTCGATACCGTCTTCATCGGCTCCTGCACCAACGGGCGGATCGAGGACCTGCGCGCCGTGGCCGAGGTCGCCAAGGGCCGCAAGGTCGCCGAGGGCATCCGCGCCATGGTCGTGCCGGGCTCCGGCCTGGTGAAGGAGCAGGCCGAGTCCGAAGGGCTGGACAAGATCCTGATCGAGGCCGGGTTCGACTGGCGCGAGCCGGGCTGTTCCATGTGTCTGGCCATGAACGCGGACAAGCTGGCGCCGGGCGAGCGCTGCGCCTCCACCTCCAACCGCAACTTCGAGGGCCGCCAGGGCCGGGGCGGACGCACCCACCTGGTCAGCCCCATGATGGCCGCCGCCGCCGCCCTCACCGGCCACCTCACCGACGTGCGCGAGCTGATGGAGCAGTAACGCCGCCCCCGGTCGCCAAAGAAAAGGACGAGAAACGCCATGCAGAAATTCGACAAGTTGACGGGGACGGCGGCGCCTCTGCCGATCACCAACATCGACACCGACATGATCATCCCCAAGCAGTACCTGAAGACCATCAAGCGCACCGGCTTGAGCGCGGGGCTGTTCCATGAGCTGCGCACGGATGAGAACGGCAACCCCAAGGACTTCGTCCTGGACAAGGAGCCCTGGACGCAGGCCCAGATCCTGGTGGCGGGCGACAACTTCGGCTGCGGCTCCTCGCGCGAGCATGCGCCCTGGGCGCTCTTGGACGCGGGCATCCGCTGCGTGATCTCCACCTCCTTCGCCGACATCTTCTACAACAACTGCTTTAAGAACGGCATCCTGCCCATCGTGGTGACGCCGGAACAGAGGAAGGCGCTGATGGCCGACGCCAACCAGGGCGCTAGCCTGAAGATCGATCTGGAGGCGCAGACCATCACGCGTCCCTCCGGCGAGGCGGTGAAGTTCGAGATCGAGCCCTTCCGCAAGCACTGCCTCTTGAACGGTCTGGACGACATCGGCCTGACACTCGCGCGCGGGGACGTCATCGACTCCTATGAGGAGAAGCGCCAGTCGGCCCAGCCCTGGCTGGACGGCGCAGGGGCGCGGGCCTGAGGTAACGCGGGGGGAGGCAAGGAAGCAGGGGAGGCAAGGCGCCGCCCATCCTTCGAGACGCGGACCTTCGTCCGCTCCTCAGGATGAGGCGGGAGCTTGTACCAAGCCCTCTCCGCCACAGTATGAGTTTGCGCCCAACCTCATCCTGAGGAGGTCCCGGGACGGGGCCGTCTCGAAG
The nucleotide sequence above comes from Limibacillus sp.. Encoded proteins:
- the leuD gene encoding 3-isopropylmalate dehydratase small subunit, with product MQKFDKLTGTAAPLPITNIDTDMIIPKQYLKTIKRTGLSAGLFHELRTDENGNPKDFVLDKEPWTQAQILVAGDNFGCGSSREHAPWALLDAGIRCVISTSFADIFYNNCFKNGILPIVVTPEQRKALMADANQGASLKIDLEAQTITRPSGEAVKFEIEPFRKHCLLNGLDDIGLTLARGDVIDSYEEKRQSAQPWLDGAGARA